The following proteins are co-located in the Polystyrenella longa genome:
- a CDS encoding efflux RND transporter permease subunit, with the protein MDFIGFAVRNPVKVTVAVIMAVLFGMISLLATPVQLTPDVVEPKITVSTTWPGASAQEVEREIIEEQEEQLKSVEGLSEFESTSSDSRGEIILKFEVGTDLGEARARVSDKLNQVPEYPEDANEPTITTVNPNENAIAWFILQPIPPSIEDMEAFARTHPDVKDELQPFIDEGVTPEFTVLAKLAEKHPALKILIKGKNDPALMKKFAEDFIESRFERVPGVANSNVFGGQEEEVRVVVDPAKLASVQLTITDLRAALQAQNKNTSAGDMWEGKTRNVIRTLGQFRSIEQVEQTVIAVRDNTPIRITDVAHVELNYKKPEGLVRQKGVSALAVNTQQAPETNVLEIMGPPREKLDLNGDGTITSFELSDAKSLYGDSLRIAVEEMNNGALKPRGVQLIQVYDQTEYVTSATDLVQTNIYLGGFLAIVILLIFLRSPRSVLIIGISIPISIIATFVFVRGFGRSINVISLAGMAFAVGMVVDNAIVVLENIFRHYEQSGNPREAAIKGTQEVWGAVLASTLTTLAVFVPVIFVEGQAGQLFRDISIAISCAVGLSLIVSITVIPTAAKHILKDKTGENQSGDSAATQNKKKPGLLSRFFGGLVDGFIGMLRWMQETTGSFMIRVTVLTLFIVTSLVGAWIIMPETEYLPEGNRNLIFAILIPPPGYNINQMIQIGESIEPQLSPYWEAKPGSAEAKALDGPLIDNFFFVARGPMLFMGARSLDPLRAAELIPVMRRATANIPGTFAVIQQSSLFESALSGGRSIEIRLTGPDLEVLVKQAQMAFGMCMQKFPMSEGNQLRPVPSLDLSSPEMHVKPNLEQAAELGMNTVDIGYAVNALVDGAYAGDFWNEGTKIDLVIYGADDYVRYSQNIGQLPLSTPTGRVVSLSTVADIELTSGPEQVVHNERQRSITIQLTPAPQVPLEQAMRIVNDEIRPALMEQPAFQNGNYQISLAGAADKLVSTRRELQWNLMLAVVITYLLMAALFESFIYPVVIMTSISLALVGGLIGLAFLNLYIYQALDMLTMLGFVILIGTVVNNAILIIHQSLNYIREEHMDDKEAILLSVRTRMRPIFMSTLTTVLGMLPLVVPLPILQNGEIIWMSGAGSELYRGLGSVVLGGLIVSTFFTLIVVPIGFSLVRDMRRKTVELVSTATGSDEPIPEPQPTSTSVAHKLGS; encoded by the coding sequence ATGGACTTTATTGGATTCGCCGTCCGAAACCCGGTCAAGGTGACGGTCGCCGTCATCATGGCAGTGCTGTTCGGCATGATTTCGCTACTTGCGACTCCGGTCCAGCTGACCCCTGATGTGGTCGAGCCAAAAATCACAGTAAGCACAACCTGGCCAGGGGCAAGTGCGCAAGAAGTCGAACGCGAGATTATCGAAGAGCAGGAAGAACAACTCAAAAGCGTCGAAGGACTAAGTGAGTTCGAAAGTACCAGCTCGGACTCGCGTGGAGAGATCATCCTGAAGTTCGAAGTCGGTACCGACCTCGGCGAAGCCCGTGCCCGTGTCTCGGACAAATTGAATCAGGTTCCTGAATACCCGGAAGACGCCAACGAACCAACGATCACAACCGTGAACCCTAATGAAAACGCGATCGCCTGGTTCATTCTGCAACCCATTCCTCCCTCTATCGAGGACATGGAAGCGTTCGCCCGGACTCACCCAGATGTGAAAGACGAACTACAGCCTTTCATTGATGAGGGAGTCACGCCCGAATTCACCGTCCTGGCAAAGCTGGCCGAGAAGCATCCCGCGCTGAAAATTCTGATCAAAGGGAAGAACGATCCGGCTTTAATGAAAAAGTTTGCCGAGGACTTCATCGAATCTAGATTCGAACGAGTACCGGGTGTCGCAAACAGTAACGTCTTCGGTGGACAGGAAGAAGAGGTCCGCGTCGTCGTCGATCCGGCCAAACTGGCATCGGTGCAATTGACCATTACTGATCTTCGCGCCGCCTTGCAGGCTCAGAACAAAAACACCTCCGCTGGAGATATGTGGGAAGGTAAAACCAGAAACGTTATCCGAACACTGGGTCAATTCCGTAGTATTGAACAAGTCGAACAGACCGTCATTGCTGTTCGGGATAACACCCCCATTCGTATAACGGACGTAGCCCATGTCGAACTGAATTATAAAAAGCCCGAGGGTCTGGTTCGTCAAAAAGGGGTCAGCGCACTGGCTGTGAACACTCAGCAAGCTCCCGAAACGAACGTGCTGGAAATTATGGGGCCGCCTCGTGAGAAACTCGACCTCAATGGTGACGGCACTATCACGTCCTTCGAATTATCCGATGCTAAAAGTCTCTATGGAGACTCATTACGCATCGCTGTCGAAGAGATGAACAACGGAGCCTTGAAACCTCGTGGAGTCCAGCTGATTCAGGTCTACGACCAAACTGAGTATGTCACCTCTGCGACCGACCTGGTGCAAACGAATATTTACCTGGGTGGCTTTCTCGCGATTGTGATCTTGCTGATTTTTCTTCGCAGCCCTCGGTCCGTACTCATCATCGGCATCTCGATTCCGATTAGTATTATCGCCACGTTCGTCTTTGTTCGTGGTTTTGGGCGAAGCATTAATGTCATCAGTCTGGCCGGAATGGCTTTCGCAGTGGGTATGGTGGTCGATAACGCGATCGTCGTCCTGGAGAATATCTTTCGACACTACGAACAGTCTGGTAACCCGCGAGAAGCGGCAATCAAAGGGACCCAGGAAGTCTGGGGCGCTGTTCTAGCTTCAACCCTTACTACTTTAGCCGTATTCGTTCCCGTGATTTTCGTGGAAGGCCAGGCGGGCCAGCTTTTCCGTGACATTTCAATCGCCATTAGTTGTGCAGTGGGATTGTCGTTGATCGTCTCGATCACCGTCATTCCAACGGCCGCGAAACATATTCTCAAAGACAAAACCGGAGAGAACCAGTCCGGCGATTCCGCTGCCACCCAGAACAAAAAGAAACCCGGTCTGCTGTCTCGCTTCTTCGGTGGTCTCGTTGATGGTTTCATCGGTATGCTGCGTTGGATGCAGGAAACGACTGGCAGCTTTATGATTCGAGTCACAGTTCTGACGCTTTTCATCGTGACGTCTCTGGTGGGAGCATGGATCATCATGCCCGAAACAGAATATTTGCCAGAGGGAAATCGTAACCTGATCTTTGCGATTCTGATTCCTCCCCCTGGTTACAACATTAACCAGATGATCCAAATCGGAGAATCGATTGAGCCCCAACTCTCTCCCTATTGGGAAGCGAAACCGGGAAGTGCTGAAGCCAAAGCGTTAGACGGCCCTCTGATCGACAACTTCTTCTTTGTGGCTCGTGGTCCCATGTTGTTCATGGGAGCCCGCAGCCTCGACCCCTTGCGTGCCGCCGAATTGATTCCCGTGATGCGCCGCGCCACGGCAAATATTCCCGGAACTTTCGCCGTTATTCAACAAAGTAGTCTGTTTGAAAGCGCTCTATCTGGAGGTCGCTCCATTGAAATCCGTTTGACCGGTCCCGACCTGGAAGTTCTTGTAAAACAGGCCCAGATGGCATTCGGAATGTGTATGCAGAAGTTTCCGATGAGCGAAGGGAACCAGCTACGTCCTGTTCCGAGTCTCGATCTTTCCAGCCCGGAGATGCACGTCAAACCAAATCTGGAACAAGCGGCTGAACTCGGCATGAACACTGTCGATATCGGTTACGCCGTCAACGCGCTGGTAGACGGTGCCTACGCAGGAGACTTCTGGAACGAAGGAACGAAAATCGACCTCGTGATTTACGGAGCAGATGACTACGTTCGGTATTCTCAAAATATCGGGCAGTTGCCGCTCAGTACACCCACTGGCCGCGTCGTTTCGCTTTCAACTGTCGCGGATATCGAATTAACCAGTGGTCCCGAGCAAGTCGTTCACAATGAACGCCAGCGTTCGATTACGATTCAACTCACCCCTGCTCCTCAAGTTCCGCTGGAACAGGCGATGCGAATCGTAAACGATGAAATTCGCCCCGCTCTAATGGAACAACCCGCCTTTCAAAATGGCAACTACCAGATCAGTCTCGCAGGTGCGGCAGATAAACTCGTCTCCACTCGCCGGGAATTGCAATGGAACCTGATGTTAGCCGTGGTGATCACTTACCTGCTGATGGCCGCCTTGTTTGAATCTTTCATCTATCCGGTCGTCATTATGACCAGTATATCACTCGCCCTCGTCGGTGGACTCATTGGTCTCGCATTCCTGAATCTGTATATCTATCAGGCACTCGACATGCTGACCATGCTCGGGTTCGTCATCCTCATTGGGACGGTGGTGAACAACGCCATTCTTATTATTCACCAATCGCTCAATTACATTCGTGAAGAACACATGGATGACAAAGAAGCGATCCTGCTGAGTGTCCGCACGCGTATGCGACCGATCTTTATGAGTACATTAACGACAGTGCTCGGAATGCTTCCCCTGGTCGTGCCCCTTCCGATTCTCCAGAATGGCGAAATCATCTGGATGTCGGGGGCTGGTTCCGAGTTATACCGTGGTTTAGGTTCAGTCGTTCTGGGAGGCCTGATCGTGTCGACCTTCTTCACCCTCATCGTCGTCCCCATCGGGTTCAGTCTTGTCCGCGACATGCGGAGAAAAACGGTCGAACTTGTTTCAACAGCGACAGGTTCTGACGAGCCAATTCCAGAACCTCAACCAACCAGCACCAGCGTCGCCCATAAACTGGGGTCGTGA
- a CDS encoding DOMON domain-containing protein, whose product MANLIPERFLFRYSIPVQKLKSVPDLKSGLFPLTDKYQFPSFAELEREEDYAKLAVGWHPKGLLFEVQVDKESPVVKFNSDEPEVSDGIWFWIDTRNTQNIHRASRFCQSFFCYPNQPKQTPGNLPVMIARAREEAVLPEPSAQQVQVEHTDQGYHLQFWIPAESLTDYDPENFSELGFYYCVQDFQRGEQTLSVGREFPIAHDPSLWATLVLVG is encoded by the coding sequence ATGGCGAATTTAATTCCCGAACGATTTCTGTTTCGTTATTCCATTCCCGTTCAGAAACTGAAGAGCGTCCCCGATCTGAAATCGGGGTTGTTCCCGCTGACGGATAAATATCAGTTTCCAAGTTTCGCGGAATTGGAACGGGAAGAAGATTATGCCAAGTTAGCCGTCGGTTGGCACCCGAAAGGACTTCTGTTCGAGGTCCAGGTCGATAAAGAATCGCCGGTCGTCAAATTCAATTCAGATGAGCCCGAAGTGAGCGATGGGATCTGGTTCTGGATCGATACTCGCAATACCCAGAATATCCACCGGGCTAGCCGCTTCTGTCAGTCGTTCTTCTGTTATCCAAATCAACCCAAACAAACGCCGGGGAATCTTCCAGTGATGATCGCCCGGGCTCGTGAAGAGGCGGTATTGCCCGAGCCGAGCGCGCAGCAAGTTCAGGTAGAGCACACAGATCAGGGATACCATCTTCAGTTCTGGATTCCCGCAGAGTCGTTAACCGATTACGACCCGGAGAACTTCTCGGAACTGGGCTTCTACTACTGCGTTCAGGATTTTCAACGGGGAGAGCAAACGCTTTCGGTGGGACGAGAGTTTCCCATTGCTCACGACCCCAGTTTATGGGCGACGCTGGTGCTGGTTGGTTGA
- the miaA gene encoding tRNA (adenosine(37)-N6)-dimethylallyltransferase MiaA, with protein sequence MLKIPLEELQQCWFLAGPTASGKSTVAMLLARYLHAEIVALDSMTLYRKMNIGTAKPSPAEQETVPHHLFDIVDPHEEFSVAEYMEAAIRSVNDILDRGRTPLFVGGTGLYLRSLLRGVFAGPDADWDFRRKMDVVVEEEGPIKLHEMLQNVDAEAAGRIHPNDVRRVIRALEVNHVTGQTLSAQHDERPLEESVRPKHIYWLSPSRPWLHDRINRRVEQMMVEGLVEEVQGLMELEPALGRTARQALGYKEIIDALEEGRPLEEAVEQIKIRTRQFAKRQHTWYRNIVECQEVTFTEDESAKEIADRLIARS encoded by the coding sequence ATGTTAAAAATCCCTCTGGAAGAACTACAGCAATGCTGGTTTCTGGCTGGCCCCACGGCAAGTGGAAAAAGTACGGTTGCGATGTTGCTCGCACGGTATCTCCATGCGGAGATTGTGGCGCTCGATTCGATGACCTTGTACCGGAAAATGAATATCGGGACGGCGAAACCGAGTCCGGCTGAACAGGAGACAGTGCCTCACCATCTATTTGATATCGTCGACCCTCACGAAGAATTCAGTGTCGCCGAATACATGGAAGCAGCGATTCGATCGGTGAATGATATTCTTGATCGAGGTCGAACACCCCTGTTTGTGGGTGGTACGGGGCTTTACCTGCGTTCGCTGCTGAGAGGAGTCTTCGCCGGGCCGGACGCCGACTGGGATTTTCGGCGAAAAATGGATGTGGTCGTGGAGGAAGAAGGCCCAATCAAGCTACATGAGATGTTACAGAATGTCGATGCCGAAGCGGCAGGCCGAATTCATCCTAATGACGTTCGCAGAGTGATCCGGGCTTTGGAAGTGAATCATGTTACGGGACAAACCCTCTCGGCACAGCATGACGAACGTCCTCTGGAGGAATCGGTCCGACCCAAGCATATTTACTGGCTGTCTCCATCAAGACCATGGTTGCATGATCGCATTAATCGGCGGGTTGAGCAGATGATGGTTGAAGGGCTCGTCGAAGAAGTCCAAGGATTGATGGAACTGGAGCCGGCTCTCGGAAGAACAGCGCGACAGGCATTAGGGTACAAAGAAATCATCGACGCACTCGAAGAGGGACGTCCCCTGGAAGAGGCGGTGGAACAGATCAAAATCCGTACCCGTCAATTCGCCAAACGGCAGCATACGTGGTATCGTAATATTGTCGAATGCCAGGAAGTCACTTTCACTGAAGATGAGTCGGCAAAAGAAATTGCAGATCGGTTGATCGCACGTTCCTGA
- a CDS encoding SRPBCC family protein, with protein MPVFEKSVTVNTSIENLFNFMIRPANVMEINPPEMKMNLIEVPEVLDANSIMKVDLLGFGIPQRVIYEITEFSTPTSFTMTQKEGPVQKWIQYHQFELINPETTILTERIDFEPPGGMLGFMITADRIKKSLDEGIGHRQSKLQQLFETGN; from the coding sequence ATGCCCGTCTTCGAAAAGTCAGTCACGGTGAACACCTCCATTGAGAATCTGTTCAATTTTATGATCCGGCCCGCCAATGTGATGGAAATCAATCCGCCCGAGATGAAAATGAATCTGATCGAGGTACCAGAGGTGCTGGATGCAAACAGCATAATGAAAGTCGATCTGCTCGGATTCGGAATTCCTCAGCGAGTGATTTACGAGATCACCGAATTCTCCACTCCGACCTCTTTCACGATGACCCAGAAAGAAGGACCAGTTCAAAAGTGGATTCAATACCATCAGTTCGAACTGATCAATCCAGAAACGACTATTCTAACCGAACGAATCGATTTTGAACCGCCCGGCGGAATGTTGGGATTCATGATTACTGCGGATAGGATCAAGAAATCTCTGGATGAAGGCATTGGCCACCGACAATCCAAACTACAGCAGTTATTCGAAACGGGCAACTAA
- a CDS encoding PA0069 family radical SAM protein — MSSSPENSRSPTPPNPGPHFVGRGSSLEPESRFSKQVRELDLDEVDRSLQEEPEEFSSGKIKTIFYEDLSRSIVSDNDSPDLSFRYSLNPYRGCEHGCAYCYARPTHEYLDLNAGIDFETRLFVKPNAAALFKEWIRKQKTTPDFIAFSGVTDCYQPIERNLQLTRACLEVALAARLPIRIVTKNHLVTRDLDLFRKMNEHGLIQVGISLTSLDQELTRTLEPRTGSPKARLQAIRELSDNEIPVFTMLAPIIPGINDSSIPELLEAAKEAGAEGATYTVLRLPWSVEPVFVNWLEENQPSRKEAIISGIRKLRGGKLYNSKFGERMRGTGIMAEQIHQTFQIFARKHGLNKPFPKLNNSQFDPTCGAKKQRRLF, encoded by the coding sequence ATGTCATCCTCGCCCGAGAATTCTAGATCCCCGACTCCTCCAAATCCGGGACCACATTTTGTTGGTCGCGGGTCGAGCCTCGAACCAGAATCGCGATTTTCAAAACAGGTCCGAGAACTGGATCTGGACGAGGTAGATCGTAGCTTGCAGGAAGAGCCGGAAGAATTCTCTTCCGGCAAGATCAAAACAATCTTTTACGAGGACCTCTCCCGGTCGATCGTCTCTGATAATGACAGCCCGGATCTTTCCTTCCGCTACTCGCTGAACCCCTACCGCGGCTGCGAACATGGCTGTGCGTACTGCTACGCTCGCCCAACGCATGAGTACCTCGATCTGAACGCCGGGATTGATTTTGAAACGCGTCTGTTCGTGAAACCGAATGCTGCTGCTTTATTCAAAGAATGGATTCGCAAACAGAAGACGACCCCCGACTTCATCGCCTTTTCCGGGGTGACCGATTGCTATCAACCGATCGAACGCAATTTGCAACTTACGAGGGCCTGCCTTGAAGTCGCTCTCGCAGCTCGTTTGCCAATCAGGATCGTTACCAAGAATCATCTGGTCACTCGGGATCTCGATCTCTTTCGTAAGATGAACGAGCATGGATTGATTCAGGTTGGCATCAGTCTGACATCACTGGATCAGGAACTGACCCGTACGCTCGAGCCCCGTACAGGTTCGCCCAAGGCCCGCCTACAGGCCATTCGGGAGTTATCCGATAACGAGATCCCCGTCTTTACGATGCTCGCTCCAATCATCCCCGGAATCAACGACAGTTCTATTCCCGAACTGCTTGAGGCAGCGAAGGAAGCGGGGGCAGAGGGTGCCACCTACACGGTTCTACGTCTCCCTTGGTCGGTCGAGCCCGTCTTTGTGAACTGGCTTGAGGAAAACCAACCCAGCCGCAAAGAAGCCATTATCTCCGGCATTCGCAAATTACGCGGCGGCAAGCTATACAACAGCAAGTTCGGCGAGCGCATGCGTGGCACCGGAATTATGGCCGAGCAAATCCATCAGACCTTCCAGATTTTCGCTCGCAAACATGGTTTAAATAAACCGTTCCCCAAACTGAATAACAGTCAGTTCGATCCAACCTGCGGAGCCAAGAAACAAAGGCGATTGTTTTAG
- a CDS encoding HD-GYP domain-containing protein has product MISQSVSDNTIRQQKLSGHTGSLQQAIIEQCGQRLKELKSCTGIPFFAWDIRHGKSISRAGSSSRALIPECLLSELKETQEARKVQLNIDIWAILVPLVVDGFFAGVAVGYVCAHESTRPADLVIAAAIQNWPENEFNEWLEQIPACSESMLDAMVKMLNEHSLFEQMETDLNQSILQLDQQLEHTYEEISLLHRLTSNLHISRSPADLGGLCLDGVSGLVPAAAHLIWFNDKVSDESFIVHGELPFDEFGLARLVAQFETHNWSQPLVKNYFQETSLGKEFPGLDNFILVPITEASHRSGWILSCNMQHDEEFGTIEANLLKSIATILGTHLRNIQLYEEIQKLILSFVQSLVSTLDAKDPYTRGHSERVALIARRIAEELGWSNDELENIYLSGLLHDLGKIGVDDRVLRKEGPLDKEEFAQIQQHPMIGFSILKRLKNLQQVLPGIRSHHESFDGRGYPDGLKGDDIPIMARILAVADSYDAMGSDRPYRSGMPVDKIESILSSGAGKQWDSKVVETYFNVREDILRICREYSPEGGILNANVNSDDAYV; this is encoded by the coding sequence ATGATCTCCCAATCAGTTTCCGATAATACAATCAGACAGCAGAAACTCTCCGGACACACAGGTTCTCTACAGCAGGCAATCATTGAACAATGTGGTCAGCGGCTGAAAGAACTCAAATCGTGCACCGGGATTCCGTTTTTCGCATGGGATATCCGCCATGGAAAGTCCATAAGTAGAGCGGGTAGTTCGTCTCGGGCACTCATACCGGAATGTTTACTTTCCGAATTGAAGGAAACACAAGAGGCCCGCAAAGTTCAGTTGAATATAGATATATGGGCGATTTTGGTGCCGCTGGTTGTTGATGGTTTTTTCGCCGGAGTGGCTGTGGGATATGTCTGTGCTCACGAATCAACGCGACCGGCGGATCTCGTGATCGCGGCTGCAATTCAAAACTGGCCGGAGAACGAATTTAACGAATGGTTGGAACAGATCCCGGCCTGTAGCGAGTCGATGCTCGACGCTATGGTGAAGATGCTCAATGAACACTCCCTGTTCGAGCAGATGGAAACAGATTTGAACCAGAGTATTCTCCAGTTAGATCAACAACTCGAACATACCTACGAAGAAATTTCCTTGCTGCATCGCTTAACCAGCAATCTGCACATTTCGCGTAGCCCCGCTGATCTGGGAGGGCTTTGTCTGGATGGAGTCAGTGGACTCGTTCCGGCTGCGGCGCATCTCATCTGGTTTAACGATAAAGTCTCCGATGAAAGTTTCATCGTGCATGGCGAGCTTCCATTTGACGAGTTCGGCCTGGCCCGCTTAGTTGCTCAGTTTGAGACTCATAATTGGTCGCAACCCCTGGTGAAAAACTATTTCCAGGAGACTTCGCTCGGTAAGGAATTTCCGGGACTGGATAACTTTATCCTGGTGCCAATCACTGAAGCCTCTCATCGTTCTGGCTGGATTCTCAGTTGCAACATGCAGCATGATGAAGAATTTGGAACGATCGAAGCGAACCTGTTAAAGTCGATTGCGACCATCCTGGGAACGCACCTGCGAAACATTCAATTATACGAAGAGATCCAAAAACTGATCCTCAGCTTCGTTCAGTCGCTGGTCTCGACCCTCGATGCCAAAGACCCTTACACTCGCGGTCACAGTGAACGAGTTGCCCTGATCGCCCGGCGCATCGCTGAGGAACTGGGATGGTCAAATGATGAGCTGGAAAACATTTATCTGTCAGGTCTGCTGCACGACCTTGGAAAAATCGGAGTCGACGACCGAGTATTGCGAAAAGAAGGGCCGCTTGATAAAGAAGAGTTTGCCCAGATTCAGCAGCATCCGATGATCGGATTCAGCATTCTGAAACGCCTGAAGAATCTACAACAGGTTTTACCCGGCATCCGAAGTCATCACGAAAGCTTCGACGGAAGAGGTTATCCCGATGGACTGAAGGGGGACGATATTCCCATCATGGCTCGAATCCTGGCCGTAGCCGACAGCTATGACGCTATGGGGAGCGATCGGCCATACCGTTCCGGAATGCCCGTCGACAAAATCGAATCAATACTTTCGAGCGGAGCTGGTAAACAGTGGGATTCAAAGGTCGTGGAAACCTATTTCAACGTCCGCGAGGATATCCTAAGAATCTGCAGAGAATACTCTCCCGAGGGTGGGATACTGAATGCGAATGTTAATAGTGACGATGCGTATGTATAG